The Scatophagus argus isolate fScaArg1 chromosome 20, fScaArg1.pri, whole genome shotgun sequence genome window below encodes:
- the nkx6.1 gene encoding homeobox protein Nkx-6.1, translated as MLAVGQMDGSRQSAFLLSTPPLAALHSMTEMKTPLYPAYPLSSPGPNSSTSPATTSPNPGGMAVSSPGIKSSTGLSSGLGSPQQCSSATPHGINDILSRPATAASAGATVAAAAAAAASSSAGILSGLPRFSSLSPPPPPGLYFSPSAAAVAVARYPKPLADLPGRTPIFWPGVMQSPHWRDARFACSPHQNSVLLDKDGKRKHTRPTFSGQQIFALEKTFEQTKYLAGPERARLAYSLGMTESQVKVWFQNRRTKWRKKHAAEMATAKKKQDSETERLKSSSDIEDEDDDYNKPLDPNSDDEKITQLLKKHKPGSALLLHTSETDSS; from the exons ATGTTAGCGGTGGGTCAGATGGACGGGTCCCGACAGAGCGCCTTCCTCCTCAGCACCCCCCCTTTAGCCGCTCTGCACAGCATGACCGAGATGAAGACCCCGCTGTACCCGGCCTACCCGCTCTCCTCCCCCGGCCCCAACTCCTCTACCTCACCGGCCACCACGTCCCCCAACCCGGGCGGCATGGCCGTGTCCTCCCCGGGCATCAAGAGCTCCACGGGGCTGTCGTCGGGGCTCGGCTCCCCGCAGCAGTGCTCCTCGGCCACCCCTCACGGAATCAACGACATCCTCAGCCGGCCCGCCACCGCCGCCTCGGCCGGAGCCACGGtggccgccgccgccgctgccgccgcctCCTCCTCGGCGGGGATCCTGTCGGGGCTGCCCCGGTTCAGCAGCCTCAGCCCGCCGCCGCCGCCCGGACTTTACTTCAGCCCCAGCGCCGCGGCGGTGGCGGTGGCCCGCTACCCGAAGCCCCTGGCGGACCTCCCGGGCAGGACGCCGATCTTCTGGCCCGGGGTCATGCAGAGCCCGCACTGGAGGGACGCCAGATTTGCGTGTTCGCCCC ATCAGAACTCGGTGTTACTGGACAAAGACGGGAAGAGGAAACACACGCGGCCCACCTTCTCCGGACAGCAGATCTTCGCCCTGGAAAAGACCTTCGAGCAGACCAAGTACCTGGCGGGCCCGGAGCGGGCGCGGCTGGCTTACTCTCTGGGAATGACCGAGAGCCAAGTCAAG gtgtgGTTTCAGAACAGGAGGACGAAGTGGAGGAAAAAGCACGCGGCCGAAATGGCCACAGCGAAGAAGAAGCAGGACTCGGAGACGGAGAGACTGAAGAGCAGCTCGGACATCGAGGACGAGGACGACGACTACAACAAGCCGCTGGACCCGAACTCGGACGACGAGAAGATCACTCAGCTACTGAAGAAACACAAGCCGGGATCTGCGCTGCTGCTGCACACGTCCGAGACCGACAGCTCCTAA